In Topomyia yanbarensis strain Yona2022 chromosome 2, ASM3024719v1, whole genome shotgun sequence, one DNA window encodes the following:
- the LOC131678485 gene encoding mantle protein codes for MRMIIVPCCLALFVALVTCEGTAAEDKKAEEAEVEPKESQNVEKRGLYGSIGDWQDYGGSSSQHEHIKTVTIEKKVPVPYTVEKHVPYTVEKKVPYEVKVPIPQPYVVEKKVPFTVKEYVKYPVHVPAPYTVEKKVPYEVKVPVDKPYEVKVHVPQPYTVEKKVPYEVKVSVPVPYTVEKKVPYEVKYEVSVPKPYTVIKKVPYEVKVPVDKPYKVEVEKPYPVEVPKPYPVVVEKKVPYEVKVPVDKPYTVEVPKPYKVEVKVPVPAPYTVEKKVPYTVEKPVPYEVKVPIDRPYPVYKEVKFPVHKEVPYPVKVPVHVPVHVHKEEHHEHSHEHHDFH; via the exons ATGCGAATG ATTATTGTTCCTTGTTGTCTTGCCCTGTTTGTGGCACTAGTCACATGCGAGGGTACTGCTGCGGAAGACAAAAAAGCAGAGGAGGCCGAAGTTGAGCCAAAGGAGTCGCAGAATGTTGAGAAACGTGGTTTGTACGGATCCATTGGCGACTGGCAAGACTATGGCGGCAGCAGCAGCCAACATGAGCACATCAAGACTGTGACCATCGAAAAGAAGGTCCCTGTCCCATATACTGTCGAGAAACATGTTCCGTACACCGTGGAAAAGAAGGTTCCTTATGAAGTTAAGGTTCCAATCCCACAACCTTATGTCGTGGAAAAGAAGGTTCCATTCACTGTGAAGGAATACGTCAAATACCCAGTGCATGTGCCAGCTCCTTATACCGTCGAGAAGAAGGTACCTTATGAAGTAAAGGTTCCAGTCGACAAGCCATACGAAGTTAAGGTCCATGTCCCACAACCTTACACCGTAGAAAAGAAGGTTCCGTATGAAGTTAAGGTATCTGTTCCAGTGCCGTACACCGTTGAAAAGAAGGTCCCATATGAAGTGAAGTACGAAGTTTCAGTGCCAAAGCCATACACCGTCATCAAGAAGGTCCCATATGAAGTCAAGGTACCAGTTGACAAGCCTTACAAGGTCGAAGTTGAGAAGCCATACCCAGTTGAGGTACCGAAACCATACCCAGTTGTGGTCGAGAAGAAGGTCCCATACGAAGTGAAGGTTCCAGTCGACAAACCATACACGGTTGAAGTGCCCAAGCCATACAAGGTCGAAGTCAAGGTTCCAGTCCCAGCCCCATACACTGTAGAAAAGAAGGTACCTTATACCGTCGAGAAGCCTGTCCCATACGAGGTCAAGGTTCCAATCGACAGACCTTACCCAGTCTACAAGGAAGTGAAGTTCCCAGTCCATAAGGAAGTCCCATACCCAGTTAAGGTTCCAGTCCATGTACCAGTCCATGTGCACAAAGAAGAACATCATGAGCATTCCCATGAGCACCACGATTTCCACTAA